The DNA sequence TAGATGTCCCTGATATGATAGTTTATACTGAAGAAAACGGCGGGCAAATTTCGGGCGAGGTCAGTAATCTGGGCGGATATGCAAAGACAGGCTATTTTCTGATTATAGCCTTTAAGGCAGGGACTGCGCTTAGTGACCCCAATATGTGGTATACGGTTCAGCCGGTAACTGAAACCGGAATGGAGGATGCCGGAGCATTTTCCCTGACCAAACTGCCGCCGGACGTTAATTACGATATTTATCTTTGCGTAGAGGGCGAAACGCCAGATGATTTTGGGTCGATTGCAGTGCGTGACTTAGCGTTAAATATCGCTGTTGGGACAACCGGTATCACGCTGGAATACAGCTCGCAAGGGAGTACGGTGAGAGGCAGTGTAAAGAATACCGACGATGAGCCTGTTTTAGGCGCAACCGTATTACTTTCGGATTCATCGAGCAGCTTTGGAGGTATAGGGGATGCCGACTGTAACGGAGAATACGTTATCTATAACGTGCCGGCGGGGACATATACCGCAACCGCCGTACACAGTAAATATCGTAATACATCAACAACAGTGAACGTTGTCGATGAGACAGCCGCTGATGTGAATACTATCGTTATGCCGTTTGCCGGGGGAAAAGAAGGGCCGAATCTGAACGGCGACGGCAGTATAGATATGTTCGACTTTGCCGAGCTTGCCAACCAATGGCTGCGGTCCGGTTCGTTAGAGGCCGACTTCACTGAAGATAGTATTGTGGATTTTGCTGACCTATCCCGTATAGCCGAAAACTGGCTGAGCAAAGCGATTTGGTATCAGGAATAAACCGGCAACGGGACCGATAAAAACTACTGCCGAAGTGTATTAGGTAAAACGAAAGGGGGAGAGGATATTTTCTTTGCGGTTTGGTATTGACAGAAACGGCAAGATGTGGTAGAATAGTATAATGCAAATTAACCGAGAGAATTTGTTTGGTTGGTGGCGTCCTGCGGAATAAATCCGACAGGCGGCGGTAATTTGCTGTAAAAATATATTAAGATACATTTGAGAAAGCGGCCTGTTGGAAAAACAGGCCGCTTTTTTTGTTTGTATTTATAAGGGTTTGCGGATAAAAATTGCGATAAGAGGTAGAAAATATGGATGATTACAGGGAAATAATAACGAGCGCCAAAGCAGGGCAAATCGTGCCGATAGTCAGGGAGATAGATATTGACGAGCCGGTGGATTTCTTTGCCAAGATGAGCGACTACGGTCGGAGCAAGAATTGCGCCCTGCTGGAGGCGAGCGATTATTCAGCGGAAAATGCGATGAGCTTCGGGACGGCAAAGCCTGCGCTTTATATTACCGGGACCGGAGCCGATTTTACAATTAAAGCATTGAGCAATACCGGCAGGCGGATGTTGGGGTACTTGGCCGGCAAGAGGAAGAAAATCTTCGGTTTTTGCGAATCGGCGGAGTTCGGGGCTGATGCGATTACCGGCCGAATCAAACAGAGCGAAAAGACGGTAGACGAGCAATCGCGGCTGCAAAGCACGAACCAGATGGATGTGCTGCGGGCGGTCGCGTTCAGTTTCAGCCTGGCGAGCAAGCCGTTCCGCGTAACGTGCGGATTGCTGGGGGCGATAAGCTACGATTTTATAGACCAGTTCGAGAAACTGCCCTCCAGCGGGGAGGATTTGCTCGGTAATCCTGATTATGAATTTTATTTTGCCGACAATATCTTTTTGTGCGACCACAAACAAAATAAATGTTACGTGATTGTCAACTGCGTGATAACCAACGGCGACCGTGAGGCGGTGATATCCGAGGCGAAGGAGCGATTCGAATACTATTTCAATATGGCGAGGGCGAATGCTCCGAAAGGACAAAAATATAAGGGAACATTGCCATCTGCCTCAACTGATGCGAACCAGGAAGCGTACGAGAAAATGGTCCGCGATGCAAAGCAGCATATTATCGACGGCGATATTTTCCAGGTGTTGTTAAGCAGGACGAAGATAGAGCCATGTCCTGATGAGCCGCTGGATGTTTACAAGCGTTTGAGGAAGCTGAATCCGTCACCGTATATGTTTTATCTGAATACGCCGAGCACGATATTGATGGGGTCAAGCCCGGAACTTAACCTGCGGGTGAGCGGGGGCAAGGAGCGCAATGTGGAGATTCGGCCTATAGCGGGCACAAAGCCGCGAGGACGGGTCGGGGACAAAATCGATGCAGATACCGATTTCAGATACGAGGCGGAGCTGAAGCTCGACCATAAAGAGCTGGCAGAGCATATAATGCTGGTTGATTTGGCGAGGAACGATATTGCGAGGGTGGCAGAGCCGGGCAGCAGGATTGTTACGGAACTTTTGACGGCCGAGAAATACTCTGCGGTGCAGCACTTAGTAAGCAACGTTAAGGGGACACTGGCTAAGGGACTCGATGCGCTAAGCGCGTATCTTGCGACGATGAATATGGGGACGCTGACAGGCGCTCCGAAGATTGAGGCGATGAAAATAATCCGGCAACTGGAAAGAACCAAACGCGGATACTACGGCGGGGCCGTCGGGTATCTGACGGTGGACGGCCAATTCGACAGCTGTATTACCATAAGGAGTTTACAGGTAAAGGACCATACGGCTTATATCCGGGCGGGCGCCGGCATAGTATATGACAGTGTTCCGAAAACCGAATTCGAGGAAACCGAGCACAAGGCAAACTCCTGCATGCGTGCTATTTACGGGAAGTAAAAAATTTATGGCAGAAAAAAAGAGAAAAGTTTTGTTTGTCGATAACTTCGATTCGTTCACATATAACCTAGTGGATGATTTCTGCAAGCGTAACTGTGATTCGAAGGTTTATCGAGCGGATACCGATATCAAAGAACTCAAGCGTGTTGTTGATGAATTCAATCCCGACCTTCTTGTGATATCGCCAGGGCCGGGGACGCCTGATACGGCGGGCGTTTCGCTATCGGCGATAGATTATTTTAAAGACAAGCTGCCGATATTCGGGGTGTGCTTAGGTCATCAGGTGATTGCGCAATATTTCGGCGGGAAAATCGGTCATGCGCCAGTGCCGATGCACGGCAAGCCATCACGAATAACACATAATGGGAAAGGGATATTCGCCGGGGTGGAAAATCCGCTGCAGGCTGGACGCTATCATAGTCTCTGCTGCTATAACCAGGAACTTCCGGAGTATTTAGAGCGGACGGCGGAATTCGAGGGGGTTGTTATGGGAATCGAGCATAAGAAGCTGCCGATATTCGGCGTGCAGTTTCATCCGGAGAGTATTTTGACGCCAGCGGGCGGGAAAATAATTGAAAACGTATTGGCTATCGCAGTTGAAAGAAAGAAAAAGTAAGGCGCTGAGGATGGCAGGGATAACTGAATATATCGAGATATTACTGAAAGGTGAAAACCTGAGCATCGAGCAGGCAGGGGGTTTGCTGGATGTTATTTTTGAGGGCGGGGTCAGCGAGGCGCAGATTGCGGCGTTTCTTACGGCGATGCGGATAAAGGGCGCAACGGCGGCGGAACTTGCGGGACTTGCAAAGTCGCTGCGAAACCACGCAGTTAAAGTAGAAGTCGATATCGATAATTTAGTTGATACCTGCGGCACGGGCGGCGGTGTCGTTAAAACCTGCAACATTTCAACGGCATCGGCTATAACTGCAGCAGGGGCAGGGGTTTATGTGGCCAAGCACGGCAATCGCGGGATAACCAGCAAGTGCGGGTCGGCAGATGTGCTCGAAGAATTGGGCGTGAAAATAGACGCGGGGGCCGAGGTTGTTGCGGAATGTATAAAACAAGCACATATTGGTTTTATGTTCGCACCGGCGTTCCATCCGGCGATGAAATATGTTCAGCCAATCCGCAAGGGTCTTGGTTTTAGAACGGTATTCAATATCCTTGGGCCTTTGGCCAATCCAGCGGGCGTGCAGAGACAGGTGCTGGGGGTGGCGGATGAAGGTCTGATGGAAACGATAGCTGAAGCGTTGAAGCTGCTGGGGACAAAGGTCGCAATGGTTGTTCATAGTAACGGGATGGATGAAATAAGCACGGCGGGAATTACCAAAATAATAAAATTGAAAGAAGGCAAAGTCGAAAGTGATGAACTAAGCGCAGAAGATTTGGGAATACAACCAGCCGATATAAACGATTTGAAGGTAACCGATGCGAAGACAAGCGCCGAGGTTTTGAGAAAGATACTAAACGGCAAAGAGAAGGGGCCTCGCAAAGACATCGTCATCCTTAATGCCGCCGCCGCGGTAATAGTCGCGGGGTTTGCGGATGATTTCGAATCGGCAATCAAAATGGCGGAGGCATCGGTCAATGACGGCAGGGCGTTAGCCTGTCTGGAAAAGTTAATTGAGGTTTCTAATAGTAGATGAGCGGATGAGTAAATGCTTATAGTGAAAGTTAAAATTTGCGGTATTACCAATTACGAAGACGCAGCGGCGGCAATAGATATGGGGGCGGACATGCTGGGTTTTAATTTTTACCCGAAAAGTCCGCGGTATATAGAGCCGGCAAAAGCGGCGAAGGTAATAAACAAGCTGTCGGCTTTTACGGATATGGTCGGCGTTTTTGTGAACGAATCGGCGGAGAAAATCCGCGAAACGAGAGGACAGTGCCATTTAGACTGGATACAACTACACGGAGACGAGTCACCGGAATTCTGCAAGGAATTTCTTTCGCATAACGTAAAGGTAATGAAGGCGATACGCGTAAAAGACCAGAAAGACGTCGAGAGCGCGGAAAACTTTTTCACGGATGCGATTTTGCTGGATGCCTTTAATCCCAAGAAGTACGGCGGGACGGGAGTGAGCTTCGACTGGAACATCATAGGTCATATTGGGAAGCGTATTTTTCTGGCCGGCGGAATAAATCCCGATAACGCAGCCAGGGCAGTCGAGCTGGGAGTGTATGGAATCGATGTTTGCAGCGGTATTGAAATCAGGCCGGGCAAAAAAGACAAAAGATTAATGAAGAAATTATTCAAAAGTATACATCATTTGAGAGGTTAAGAGCCACAGAGGTAAAGTAAAATCCAATGAAACTAATTGTGTTTTTTATAGTGTGTATTTCTCTGATACCTGCGGCTTTTGCTGACGTGAACGTGCCGGATGGGAATACTCAATTAACTCAAGCTGCGAAAGACAGCAACCTCCCCGCTGGGCAAACCGAACATAAAGAAGATAAATTTCCGCTTCACATGGCAGCTTCGGATGGTGATATAGAAAAAGTCAAAAAACTTATCGCAGAAGGATATAACGTTAACATTCAGGATGATGCT is a window from the Phycisphaerae bacterium genome containing:
- a CDS encoding anthranilate synthase component 1, which produces MDDYREIITSAKAGQIVPIVREIDIDEPVDFFAKMSDYGRSKNCALLEASDYSAENAMSFGTAKPALYITGTGADFTIKALSNTGRRMLGYLAGKRKKIFGFCESAEFGADAITGRIKQSEKTVDEQSRLQSTNQMDVLRAVAFSFSLASKPFRVTCGLLGAISYDFIDQFEKLPSSGEDLLGNPDYEFYFADNIFLCDHKQNKCYVIVNCVITNGDREAVISEAKERFEYYFNMARANAPKGQKYKGTLPSASTDANQEAYEKMVRDAKQHIIDGDIFQVLLSRTKIEPCPDEPLDVYKRLRKLNPSPYMFYLNTPSTILMGSSPELNLRVSGGKERNVEIRPIAGTKPRGRVGDKIDADTDFRYEAELKLDHKELAEHIMLVDLARNDIARVAEPGSRIVTELLTAEKYSAVQHLVSNVKGTLAKGLDALSAYLATMNMGTLTGAPKIEAMKIIRQLERTKRGYYGGAVGYLTVDGQFDSCITIRSLQVKDHTAYIRAGAGIVYDSVPKTEFEETEHKANSCMRAIYGK
- a CDS encoding aminodeoxychorismate/anthranilate synthase component II → MAEKKRKVLFVDNFDSFTYNLVDDFCKRNCDSKVYRADTDIKELKRVVDEFNPDLLVISPGPGTPDTAGVSLSAIDYFKDKLPIFGVCLGHQVIAQYFGGKIGHAPVPMHGKPSRITHNGKGIFAGVENPLQAGRYHSLCCYNQELPEYLERTAEFEGVVMGIEHKKLPIFGVQFHPESILTPAGGKIIENVLAIAVERKKK
- the trpD gene encoding anthranilate phosphoribosyltransferase; the encoded protein is MKERKSKALRMAGITEYIEILLKGENLSIEQAGGLLDVIFEGGVSEAQIAAFLTAMRIKGATAAELAGLAKSLRNHAVKVEVDIDNLVDTCGTGGGVVKTCNISTASAITAAGAGVYVAKHGNRGITSKCGSADVLEELGVKIDAGAEVVAECIKQAHIGFMFAPAFHPAMKYVQPIRKGLGFRTVFNILGPLANPAGVQRQVLGVADEGLMETIAEALKLLGTKVAMVVHSNGMDEISTAGITKIIKLKEGKVESDELSAEDLGIQPADINDLKVTDAKTSAEVLRKILNGKEKGPRKDIVILNAAAAVIVAGFADDFESAIKMAEASVNDGRALACLEKLIEVSNSR
- a CDS encoding phosphoribosylanthranilate isomerase, producing MLIVKVKICGITNYEDAAAAIDMGADMLGFNFYPKSPRYIEPAKAAKVINKLSAFTDMVGVFVNESAEKIRETRGQCHLDWIQLHGDESPEFCKEFLSHNVKVMKAIRVKDQKDVESAENFFTDAILLDAFNPKKYGGTGVSFDWNIIGHIGKRIFLAGGINPDNAARAVELGVYGIDVCSGIEIRPGKKDKRLMKKLFKSIHHLRG